From a single Glycine soja cultivar W05 chromosome 19, ASM419377v2, whole genome shotgun sequence genomic region:
- the LOC114398600 gene encoding uncharacterized protein LOC114398600, producing the protein MEELRGDPVDRSFVFLWKIKIPPKPKIFTWQIIKDRLPTKLNLRGRQVEITDPMCLLCNNSEEDAAHLFFNCSKVLPLWWESLSWVKSVGAFPKEPKYHFMQHTIRNATRSKDMRWSYWSIALTRTIWQHRNKLVFDNQTFNATKLMDEALLLLWSWLKAMEKDFDTHFNQWSSNLADAFM; encoded by the coding sequence ATGGAGGAACTAAGGGGGGATCCAGTGGATAGGAGTTTTGTGTTTTTGTGGAAGATTAAGATACCACCTAAGCCAAAGATATTTACCTGGCAAATCATCAAAGACCGCTTACCAACGAAGCTGAACCTAAGAGGGAGACAAGTGGAGATAACTGACCCAATGTGCTTGCTATGCAACAATTCCGAGGAGGATGCAGCACACCTTTTCTTCAACTGCAGCAAGGTCCTCCCCCTGTGGTGGGAGTCACTTTCATGGGTTAAGTCAGTGGGTGCTTTCCCCAAAGAACCCAAATATCATTTTATGCAGCATACTATAAGGAACGCTACACGATCAAAAGATATGAGATGGAGCTATTGGTCGATAGCCCTCACAAGGACCATATGGCAACACAGAAACAAGCTGGTATTTGATAATCAAACTTTTAACGCAACCAAGCTGATGGATGAAGCACTTCTTCTTCTATGGTCCTGGCTTAAAGCAATGGAAAAAGATTTTGATACACATTTCAATCAGTGGTCCTCTAATCTGGCAGATGCCTTTATGTAA